One window from the genome of Andreesenia angusta encodes:
- a CDS encoding Mor transcription activator family protein produces the protein MKKGLSSLPEGFQTVAAIVGMEKAIELSKEFGGTTVYIPTHKTTTRHRRNESIKKDYRNGYSYSQISRKYDLSLVAIRQIISCGS, from the coding sequence ATGAAAAAAGGACTTAGCTCGTTGCCTGAAGGATTTCAAACGGTAGCTGCTATAGTTGGAATGGAGAAGGCCATAGAGCTGTCCAAGGAGTTCGGAGGGACCACGGTCTACATACCGACCCACAAGACGACCACAAGGCACCGTAGAAACGAGAGCATAAAAAAAGACTATAGGAATGGATATTCCTATAGTCAGATTTCCAGGAAATACGACCTTTCGCTTGTAGCGATAAGGCAGATTATTTCTTGTGGTAGTTGA